The following proteins come from a genomic window of Hyphomicrobiales bacterium:
- a CDS encoding thiamine pyrophosphate-binding protein, which yields MAKGTRERLLSGGEILVDTLLAHGASHVFCVPGESFLPVLDALYDAPLTLTVCRQEGGAAMMAEAFGKLTGEPGICFVTRAPGATNASAGVHIAQQDSTPMILFIGQVARGTQEREAFQEIDYRRMYGPLAKWVAEIDDPARIPEFVTRGFHTATSGRPGPVVLALPEDVLSATARLKPVDPYRRAEAHPGQGDMSRLKDLLAAARKPFVLVGGGGWSEAACADLRRFAETWRLPVGVSFRCQSYFDNDHPNYAGDVGIGVNPKLWQRIQGADVLLVLGARLGEMTTGGYRLLDVPKPRMTLIHVFPGAEEIGRVYQPALGINAAMGPMARALAGLEPPKKPGWAEATARARDDYLQWTEPPRIPGDVQLGEIMDWLRTRLPADAILTNGAGNYSAWPNRFYRYRQFRTLLGPTSGSMGYGVPAAIAAKRLYPERSVIAFAGDGCFLVTGQEFATACQYGLAIVVVVVNNAMYGTIRMHQERAYPGRVSGTALENPDFAALARAFGGHGELVVRTAEFAPAFERAIASRLPALIELRIDPEAISPNTTLSEIRAKAIAVKNKIT from the coding sequence ATGGCTAAAGGCACTAGGGAAAGATTGCTGAGCGGCGGCGAAATTCTCGTCGATACGCTTCTTGCCCACGGCGCAAGCCATGTTTTCTGCGTGCCGGGGGAAAGCTTTCTGCCGGTCCTCGACGCGCTTTACGACGCCCCCCTGACGCTCACCGTGTGCCGCCAGGAGGGCGGTGCGGCGATGATGGCCGAGGCTTTCGGCAAGCTCACCGGAGAACCCGGCATCTGCTTCGTCACCCGCGCGCCGGGCGCCACCAACGCCAGCGCCGGCGTGCACATCGCGCAACAGGACTCGACGCCCATGATCCTGTTCATCGGCCAGGTCGCGCGCGGCACGCAGGAGCGCGAGGCGTTTCAGGAGATCGACTATCGGCGCATGTACGGCCCGTTGGCCAAATGGGTGGCCGAGATCGACGATCCGGCGCGCATCCCCGAATTCGTCACCCGCGGCTTCCATACCGCCACCTCGGGCCGGCCGGGCCCGGTGGTGCTGGCGCTACCCGAGGACGTGCTCTCCGCCACCGCCCGCCTCAAGCCGGTCGACCCCTACCGGCGCGCCGAGGCCCATCCTGGTCAAGGCGACATGTCGCGCCTGAAGGATTTGCTAGCCGCCGCCAGGAAGCCGTTCGTTCTGGTGGGCGGCGGTGGCTGGAGCGAAGCGGCTTGCGCCGATCTTCGGCGTTTTGCGGAGACCTGGCGCCTTCCCGTCGGCGTGTCGTTCCGCTGCCAGAGCTATTTCGACAACGACCATCCCAACTATGCCGGCGATGTCGGCATCGGCGTCAACCCGAAGCTGTGGCAGCGGATCCAGGGCGCCGATGTGCTTCTGGTGCTCGGCGCCCGGCTCGGCGAGATGACCACCGGCGGCTACAGGCTTCTCGATGTGCCCAAGCCGCGCATGACGCTGATCCACGTCTTTCCTGGCGCCGAGGAAATCGGCCGCGTCTACCAGCCGGCGCTCGGCATCAACGCCGCCATGGGCCCGATGGCCCGCGCGCTGGCCGGCCTTGAACCGCCGAAAAAACCGGGTTGGGCCGAAGCGACCGCGCGGGCCCGTGACGACTATCTGCAATGGACCGAGCCGCCGCGGATCCCCGGCGACGTGCAGCTCGGCGAGATCATGGATTGGCTCAGGACGAGGCTTCCGGCGGATGCCATTCTCACCAACGGCGCCGGCAATTATTCGGCCTGGCCGAACCGGTTCTACCGCTACCGGCAATTCCGCACCTTGCTCGGACCGACCTCCGGCTCCATGGGCTACGGTGTGCCGGCGGCGATTGCCGCCAAACGGCTCTATCCCGAGCGCAGCGTCATCGCCTTTGCCGGCGACGGCTGTTTCCTCGTGACCGGCCAGGAATTCGCCACCGCCTGCCAGTACGGCCTTGCCATCGTCGTTGTCGTCGTCAACAACGCCATGTACGGCACCATCCGCATGCACCAGGAGCGCGCCTATCCGGGACGGGTGAGCGGGACGGCGCTGGAAAACCCCGATTTCGCGGCGCTCGCCCGCGCCTTCGGCGGTCACGGCGAGCTGGTCGTGCGCACCGCGGAATTCGCGCCGGCCTTCGAGCGCGCCATTGCCAGCAGGCTTCCGGCGCTGATCGAGCTGCGGATCGATCCGGAAGCGATCTCGCCGAACACGACATTGAGCGAAATTCGGGCCAAAGCTATTGCGGTCAAGAATAAAATCACTTAG
- the hpaR gene encoding homoprotocatechuate degradation operon regulator HpaR, with protein sequence MTDRVQTGGSDRPPSAAEPQSETLRSFRRSLPVLLLTAREAVMTYFRPMLRAHGLTEQQWRVLRALDSEGPVEAAELARLTSILPPSLSRILKLVERKGWITRRSNQSDLRRTVIAISAKGRTVIRKIAPEAEAQHRRITESFGAEEADALVRELIRLAMLKP encoded by the coding sequence ATGACCGACAGAGTGCAGACCGGCGGCAGCGACCGCCCACCGAGCGCGGCCGAGCCGCAGAGCGAAACGCTGCGCAGCTTCAGGCGCTCGCTGCCGGTCCTGCTGCTGACGGCGCGCGAAGCGGTGATGACCTATTTTCGCCCCATGCTGCGCGCCCACGGGCTGACCGAGCAGCAGTGGCGGGTGCTGCGCGCCCTCGACAGCGAGGGGCCGGTCGAGGCGGCCGAACTCGCGCGCCTTACCAGCATCCTGCCACCGAGCCTGTCGCGCATCCTCAAGCTCGTCGAACGCAAGGGCTGGATTACCCGCCGCTCCAACCAGTCCGATCTGCGCCGGACGGTGATCGCCATCTCGGCCAAGGGCCGCACGGTGATCCGGAAGATCGCGCCGGAGGCGGAGGCGCAACACCGGCGGATCACCGAATCCTTCGGCGCCGAGGAGGCCGACGCGCTGGTGCGCGAGCTGATCCGGCTGGCGATGCTGAAGCCGTAA
- a CDS encoding Xaa-Pro peptidase family protein, whose protein sequence is MARPARNRALSPRLVRPKDLDPHWAWDRALPSPGHMSVDFEGRVDFHRLRKYRLSRARQALKNSKCGALVLFDVNNIRYVSATKIGEWERDKLCRFALFAGDEEPVVWDFGSAAVHHRLYCDWLPDENCRAGVTGMRGTIPPDVGLMKGHAEEIASLIKQAGVASMPVGLDIAETAMFFELRKAGLDIVDGQQIMLDAREIKNIDEIILLNQAAAMVDGTYHVIYEELKPGVRENDIVALANQLLYEMGSDDVEAINAISGERCNPHPHNFTDRLIRPGDQAFFDILQSYQGYRTCYYRTFNVGRATSAQQDAYKQCRDWLDEAIGLITPGVSTDTVAAVWPKAEDFGFPNEKAAFGLQFGHGLGLALHERPIISRLVSLDHPMEIKTGMVFALETYCPARDGFSAARIEEEVVVTDTGCQVITHFPAEELPIANAY, encoded by the coding sequence ATGGCCAGACCTGCCCGTAACCGCGCCTTGTCGCCGCGTTTGGTGCGGCCGAAGGATCTCGATCCGCACTGGGCCTGGGATCGGGCGCTGCCGTCGCCGGGGCATATGTCGGTCGATTTCGAGGGCCGCGTCGATTTCCACCGGCTGCGCAAATACCGCCTGTCGCGCGCCCGCCAGGCGTTGAAAAACTCCAAATGCGGCGCGCTCGTGCTCTTCGACGTCAACAATATCCGCTATGTGTCGGCGACCAAGATCGGCGAATGGGAGCGCGACAAGCTGTGCCGCTTCGCGCTGTTTGCCGGCGACGAGGAGCCGGTGGTCTGGGACTTCGGCTCGGCGGCCGTCCACCACCGGCTTTATTGCGACTGGCTGCCGGACGAGAATTGCCGCGCCGGGGTCACCGGCATGCGCGGCACGATCCCGCCCGACGTCGGCCTGATGAAGGGTCACGCCGAGGAGATCGCTTCGCTCATCAAGCAGGCCGGCGTCGCCAGCATGCCGGTCGGCCTCGACATTGCCGAGACGGCGATGTTCTTCGAGTTGCGGAAGGCGGGGCTCGACATCGTCGACGGCCAGCAGATCATGCTCGACGCGCGCGAGATCAAGAACATCGACGAAATCATCCTCCTGAACCAGGCCGCCGCGATGGTCGACGGCACGTATCACGTCATATATGAGGAGCTGAAGCCCGGCGTGCGCGAGAACGACATCGTCGCGCTCGCCAATCAGCTGCTCTACGAAATGGGCTCCGACGATGTCGAGGCGATCAACGCCATCTCCGGCGAGCGCTGCAACCCGCACCCGCACAATTTCACCGACCGGCTGATCCGCCCCGGCGACCAGGCCTTTTTCGACATTCTGCAGTCCTATCAGGGCTACCGCACCTGCTACTACCGCACCTTCAATGTCGGCCGCGCCACCAGCGCCCAGCAGGACGCCTACAAGCAGTGCCGCGACTGGCTCGACGAGGCGATCGGGCTGATCACGCCCGGCGTCTCGACCGACACGGTGGCCGCCGTCTGGCCCAAGGCGGAGGATTTCGGCTTCCCCAACGAAAAGGCCGCCTTCGGGCTTCAGTTCGGCCACGGGCTCGGCCTTGCGCTGCATGAGCGGCCGATCATCTCGCGGCTGGTCTCGCTCGACCATCCGATGGAGATCAAGACCGGCATGGTGTTCGCGTTGGAGACCTACTGCCCGGCGCGCGACGGCTTTTCCGCGGCGCGCATCGAGGAGGAGGTCGTGGTGACGGACACAGGTTGCCAGGTCATCACGCACTTCCCGGCCGAGGAGCTGCCGATCGCCAACGCGTATTAG